The Streptomyces sp. 135 sequence GACGAGCACCGCAGGCTGGACGAGCTGCGGGTGGACGACCTCGGCGTCGAGGCCACCTTCCGGCTCGGCTATGAAGCGCTCGACGCGGACCTCGCCCGCGCCTTCCGCATGGTGTCGCTCTGCTATATGCCCTCCTTCTGCCGGGGCGCGGCGGGCGCCCTGCTCGACGTGCCCGACGACGAGGCCGAGACGGCGGTGGAACGCCTCGTCGACGCGGGCCTGATGGAGCTGCACGGCGAGGACCGCTACCGCTTCCACGACCTCGTACGGCTCTTCGCGCGCCGGCAGTGCGAGCGCCGGGAGAGCCCCCGCGAGCGCGCCGATGCCCGGCTCCGCTTCCTCGACTACGTCCTGGCCACCGTCGTCACCGCCATCCGCCATCTGAAGCCGCACAGCGTGCTGCCCGCCCTGCTGCACCGGCCGGCCTCCCCGGGCAAGGACCTGCCGGACGAGGCCGCCGCACGCGACTGGCTGGTCGTCGCGCACACCCGCCTGTACGCGGCCGCCGAGAACGCCCTGCGGCACATCCCGGACGCGGCGGGGGACGACGGCGGCGCACCGTCCGGCCTGCGCCCCACCGTGGACCTGCTCACCGCCTGGTCCCACCTGCTGGCCGGCACCGCCCGCCACCGTGACCTGGAACCCCTCGCCGAACTCGCCCTGCGCACCGCCCGCCGCCACGGCGACGACCTCGCCGCGGCCCGCGCCCTGCGGCTCCTCGGCGCCCCGCACTACGGCACCGAGACCTACGGCCGCGCCGAGCGGGCCCTGCGCGAGAGCCTGCGCCTGGCCGCGACCGCGGGCGACCCGCTGGTCGGCGCCGAGGGCACCCACGAACTGGGCATCGTCCTCATGGGCACGGGCCGCCCCGCGGCGGCCCTGGAGCAACTGCGCCTGGCCTACGCCCGGTTCGGGGCGCTCGGCGGGCACAGCGACCGCATCCGCGTCCTCTCCCACATGGCGCGGGTGCACGTCACCCTCGGGCGGCGCGCGGAAGCCGACACCGCCCTGACCGAAGCCGTGCGCCAGGCACGGCACTCCGGCGGTAGGTCCACCCTCGCGCACGTCCTCTACCAGGCGGGCTGCGCGCTGCTGGCGGACGGCCGGGCCGCCGAGGCCGCCGACCGGCTGCGCGAGGCGCGGCGGCTGCACGCCCGCGCGCGCGATCCCCGCTGGGAGGCGCTGTGCTGGGCCCGCCTCGCCGCCTGCGAACTGGAACTGGGCAGCCCCGGCAAGGCCATGGACTGCGCGGACGCGGCGCTGGCCGTCGAGGGCGAGCTGGGCGACGCGTTCTGCCACGCCCTGGCGATGGCCGCGCGGGGCCGGGCGCTGCTCGCCCTCGGCGACCTCGACCGGGCCAGGGCCGCCCTGCTGATCGCCTACCGCGTCATGGACCGGCGCGGCGCCATGGAGGCCACCGAGCTCGCCGAGCAGCTCGCCCAGTGGAAGCCCAGGGCCGGCGCGGACCGGCCCCTCCTGTCGGCCCACGGCTGAGCCGCCCCGGCACGGCCCGCGGGTCCGTACGGGAGGGCAGTGCGGGCTGCCCCTGAC is a genomic window containing:
- a CDS encoding NB-ARC domain-containing protein translates to MDGGVGGGAAPAQLLPDVPDFAGREAEVGLLRETLSGAVTGTTMAVATLTGLGGVGKTALAVHVAHALREDFPDGQLYVDLRGADPAPGVDSGSALTGFLRALGVSESAVPDGLDQQTALYRSLLAGRRVLVLLDNARDTAQVRPLLPGTPGCAVLVTSRSRTITLPGARLVDVETMDEREALGLLAAMIGDDRVAAEPAAARELVATCGGLPLAVRIAAARLAARPGRSVADLAARLRDEHRRLDELRVDDLGVEATFRLGYEALDADLARAFRMVSLCYMPSFCRGAAGALLDVPDDEAETAVERLVDAGLMELHGEDRYRFHDLVRLFARRQCERRESPRERADARLRFLDYVLATVVTAIRHLKPHSVLPALLHRPASPGKDLPDEAAARDWLVVAHTRLYAAAENALRHIPDAAGDDGGAPSGLRPTVDLLTAWSHLLAGTARHRDLEPLAELALRTARRHGDDLAAARALRLLGAPHYGTETYGRAERALRESLRLAATAGDPLVGAEGTHELGIVLMGTGRPAAALEQLRLAYARFGALGGHSDRIRVLSHMARVHVTLGRRAEADTALTEAVRQARHSGGRSTLAHVLYQAGCALLADGRAAEAADRLREARRLHARARDPRWEALCWARLAACELELGSPGKAMDCADAALAVEGELGDAFCHALAMAARGRALLALGDLDRARAALLIAYRVMDRRGAMEATELAEQLAQWKPRAGADRPLLSAHG